AGTCTTCATACTACAATTCAAAAGAGATATTCTATAGGTAGGTGATGAAAAGGAAGAGATAAAATTAGGTCAAATAGAGGCTTAGTTTTCAGGGCAGGTAAGGGTTTGGCACACAATAAGCAATAAAAGCAGAATGTGGGAGTTTGTAGTGACAAAATAGGCAGTGGGTGCTGCTACCAGGGCTGACTCAGGGAGTATTTCTCCACCTTTAATCTTAGGGAGAGTTATTTATCATAGGCCACCTGGGAGATAAAATGTGGGTATTGTCAAAGTTAGGGGTTCCAAGACGTTTTCCAGTCAGAGACATTTGGGTATGTGGTTAATTCTGTTTGAGGATGTCTCCCTTGGGAATTTCATCTTAAATCAGTTCAGAGAGCATTGGATGGAGCAAAGAGACCATGCTTAACCTTATTCCTTATAGACTGTATATCATGCCAGTACCCAGCACAATGTGAAATCATCtcttatatgtttatttttcagcaAATATTAACAGCAGATGCTGTGTCTGAATCTCTCCCAAGAATAAGGCTTCAGGTCAGCATACAGCTGGGAATGATTCTGAAGAATTCTTTGGTAGGCCAGCAAATAACTATACACCAAGTAGAGAAACACTTCTTGAACCCATGGTGTGGCCTATTTGAGGCCAGGCCCAGAGATTGGTGTGTCAAGCCAACCAGCAGTGACCAGGTTCCCATCATGAAATAATCCCACTGTATCTTGGTCCCTCTATCTTTATTGAAAGCAGTCTTAGCTATCAACAGTTGCCAAGTTTCACAAAATGAAACGCAAAGTATTAGGGTTTGCTGAGAATATCTGTATCTCTTCTGCTTACAAAGGCACTTGTGCAAAGAAGGGAGAAATCTGATCtagtaataaaaacaataatgtaGCCATATTACACCACAAGATTTAGACAGGATCAGCTCCCTAGTTTTGGTTTTGCATTTGTTGGCCACATGATCTGGAACTAGTAATGCAACCTCTCTTCACTTTTGATTCCTCGCACCTAAATGTGGGTGATCTGTTTATGGGTATCCCATTAAACTCATGAAAACAAAATGAGGTCAGAGATGCAAAACTGCTTTGTTGACTGCAAGCCCTTATGGTAAGGACTCTTTTTAATCTTTTCCAATTATGCAGTTGATATTTATTATTCGTTAACcaaaaaacaacaagaaaagaacaatccaaagaTCAAAAGTGCCCGAGGTTCAAAAAAAAGTCCCCATACAAATCTTAAGACTCCAGGAGTGACCACATTTGACAATTTGGGGCTTATCTTTATACATTTTATGATTCGTGtgtgttgacaaaaaaaaaaaaggattatagcATACTAATCTGTAGAATACTATACAGAaatttttaataacataaattGTTATATACTGACATTGAATAATATTTTATGTGAAAAGTTACAGAACAACATTTTTAgtgcaatctttttttttccttttctttttttttttttttttttgcagacagAATAAGTAACTACCACAGGGAAGTGAATATTGCAATTTGCAAATGAGGTACTTTTACTTTCTATCTTACACAATTTCCactattataattttatatgaatatatttttatcttacatatattttcacaataatttttaaaacctgCAAGAAAAGTGAAGTGTATACCAACAAAATAAACACAATATGATACTACTGAAGATGTAAGTACACAGGCTAcacctggaaaaaaaaagttatgaaaggaaagaatacacacacacatacacacacacacacacacacacacacacacacacaaattggaaCTAGGCACagaggcacatacctgtaatcccaagtgcttgggaggttgaggcaggaggatcacaagttcaaagtcatcctcagcaatttagtgaaacactCAACAACtatgcaagatcctgtctcaaagaatACAGGCCTGGGGATGTCACTCAAAAGTAAAATGgctctggatttaatccccaataagagaaaaaaataaataaaaagaaaaaatggaaaataaaataaaaaaagcaaaatgaaaataggCATGATgtgacttttcaaaatattttttttttaggaagtgGGAAAAAACTGATCATGCAGCATCACtgccaactttatttttaaacatgaCTCCCAACCACAGGATATTCAGCCCTTCTGACTAGTTCCTTTTAAGGGccctgtgcaaaaaaaaaaaaaaaaaaaaaaaaaaatggcaaaatagaACCCAGTACAGGGGGCTGCCAAGAGAGGAAGAGCTAAATATAACCAATAGTCAATTGCCTTACAGTTTAAAGTCTTCATATTCCATTTCCTAAAATGTAGAAATCAGTCATAAATTTGAGGAATGGGCAGGAATGACAAGCTAATGGAAGACAAGCTTCCCTGAAAAGTGCTGGCATTATCACATAAGAGAGTTTACAATAAAAATCACAGATGTCATCGCTCTCACTAAATTCTTACATCCTTTCTATCAACAAATCCTGTCATGACCATGTACAAAATCCTTTATTTACCATTTTGATTACTGCCCATCCAATTCACGTTTGCTCCTGCCTATTTCCACTGCAGTGACCTCCTGTTAGTCTCTCCACCTCCACCCTAGCTCTTCTTCTTTTCCCTGCCATACCtttctcctcaaaaaaaaaaaaaaaaaaaaaaaaaaatctccttaacATGTAGAGAAAATGAAAACCCAAACCTTAGtatgattccaaggctctgtcctATTTGTCCCTTCCTTATTTTTCCATTCGTCTTTAAGCTTCCAACTAAGATCTGTCACACCTCAGCGTCTTTGCACATCCTTTTTCTTCTGCCTGAACTGCTTTGCTCCCGACTCTACAGATTTCAGTTTCTCACAACTTTCTCCAACCTCCTCCTTCCCTAATCTAAATCAAATCACAATTTGCATTTTTTCCAGTAATTATTTGTATGACATAGATTTAATTTGCCTTTCCTACTCTGCTGAAGCTGCTGTATGACTGGGTAGGGGGTTCATAATACTATCCTCTCTACTGTtgtacatattttaaatttatcataATAGCTTGAAAATGTTTCCTCGGATCTTACAAACTAAAAGCAATAGTTATCGCCTGCAGTTATCCTAAATTACTTTTCCAACTTTatgtttttttgaaaattttcctTTTCATGGTTAATTTTTATATAGTAACCATATTAGAGCCATAAAATGCTGTTATATTTGAAAGACCACGGTAGGGTTGACTAGAAGTCCAGTGTGCTGGACTTACATTTTAGTATGCTGCAACCTGCACAGCTGAACTCTAGAAACCTGTGAGGGGCAACAGGGGATTAAGAAAGACACACAAACATTTACAAAGAGAAAGCTGGGACCAGGTGGGACACCGACCTCTGATGGAGGAACAGTGACCCAGACCTAGCGCAGCACGTTTATTATATAAGTTTTATCATCAAAAGGTTTTCTCTAGGAAAGTTTCTGCAAAGCAGGCAGGCTTGAAGTTCATAGGGCTTAAAAGCAATTATAATTATCGTGTCATGCTCAGAAATCTCTATCCCTGTCAGATGGTGTCTGAGCTCAAAGTCAAGACTGATATAATTCCATGCCTTTGCACAGAACTTCCTTAGGCAAGGCATCATCATAGCAACTGAGCAATCTTGATctgcacctttgcacagaaaGTTCCCAGAGCAAAGCACAGTCACAACTCTGAGACAGTCAAAAACCATGACCCAGGTCACTGTTCTCCACAATGGTACAAGCAGGTTAGAATGCCATAATTTTTAGGTTCCTAATAAGCTGCTATTGGCAAGGAAGTGAATCTTCAACTAACATCAGATAACTTAACAGAAAGGTCTGAAGCTGAACTGTTTCATTTTTCTCACTACTGAAAGCAATAACTATTGCTTTTAAAAGACCAAAGAATAGGGATATAAGACTTCTAATGTAGTCTCTGTTCATCATTTTGGGTGAATCGTTTTTCCTCAGTTGTTTGTTTAGTAATTCATATAATAAAGAGATTAATATTTCAATTCAGATCTAAAATCCTACAATTTTAAAGGGGAGAAAACAGCTATAAATAATACCAATGTttttttaatgaagcaaataattcagtatttcaaaagaactttttatctattcatttatAAGGTCACAACCCAGGAGAGCTATTTATACCAGAAGAATCTACAAAGCTAAGAACAGGAAGCATTACATCTCCTTCAGAAGATTTGATACTGTCACTCTCCTTTCTGTTAACATATTTGTGCAACATGCTGTAGTACTGGTCCTTTGGATTGAAAGTATATAGTGTTGAAATTTGCTGCCAGTCTTTAACACTTGGGGTGTTGTATTCTTTTGGATGCGAGTGCTCAAAGaaacatttaatattttcttttgccAATTCAGTGGCATGCTCCTTGGCTTGACTTTTAAAGATCTCCTGCTCTTTCTCCAAATAAATTTTCCAAAATTTCAGCTGCAGAAAACTAACTGGAGACAGGCATCGGCAGACAGATGTAACTATCACAACCACGATAATAACAACTGCTATGAGGATCCAGCCCAGCACcttaaaaaaacacaacaaataGCAATTTTTAGTCACTcttcagaaacaaaaacaaacttacAAATCCTCAGATAAAATTTAAATTACTCACCAGCTAGCATGGTGAACAAGCCAACAGACTTTTAAGTCTTAACCCCTTAAGATTAAGGAATGACAGAAACTTCCCCAACTCCTCAGTACAATTGCTTATTGGGAAAGTCAGACACAGGCCAAGTCATGTCAGGGACCCTGAAGGAGCCCATATGTCTGTCACTCCCCCTAGAACTCAAAATGTGGATTTCCTACAAATGAACACTCTACAGAACCTCTGAGCTTTATAAGCCCAGAGGCAGCGTGGCTGGTGGCTTTAGGGCAGGCAGACCCATTTTATTGTACAGTCCCATTTAATTGTGATAATTCTGCTGCTTTCTCCTGCCCAGACAACTTAACATAGATTCCCAGTTTTCGCTCTACAGAGGAGATAATAATACTCCTGCAAAGTTGTGAGAATAATTAGGTGGTAAAGGACCCAGCGCAGCCAGGGCATGCCTACTGTCATCCTCCACCTTTCACCACAGCGCCAAGTACtatatgagtgctttttctcCTTTTCGTTGGTTTTACTGAATACTTGCCTATGGGTACGTTAGAAACAGGCGCTATTCCAGCTTCTCTTTGGGTGACACCTGTCTGGAGAAAAATCACTGAATTCTCCTTCACGAGGTCGCCCTCCTGCTCCTCCCAACCTGCCTCCAGCGCCAGCGCCTGACCTGCGACTGAGCCTTGAGTTCCTTCAGGAGGTCTTGGAGGTCGGACTTCTGGTCCTTGCTGCAGGGAACCAGCGGTAGCTGGTCGGTGCAGCCTCTGCGGTTTCTGCACAGGTACGGCTCCAAGACCTTGCTCCCGCTGGCTGCGCATTCATAGAATGAGCCCCCAAGCAGCGCCACGGCCACCCAGGTGAGGGGTGCGAGCGCTGCAGCCACGCTGATATGTGCGAACACCTTCGCGCCCCGCAGCCCGGAGCTGCACCTCACACCCGCGCCGGGCGCGCAGCAGCCGGTCAGTAGGCGCCACGTGCGAGCTCTCAGCACACAGCCCAGGAGGAAGAGCACAAGCGCTGGCACCAACAGGAAGACCAAGCCGTAGGGCAGGTTCCAGGTGGCGCTGCAGGGGCACTGGAACACCACAGTGGAGAAGATGCGCTCCCCGCTTGCCGTCAACAGTGTCACCAGGCCATAACCCAGCGCGCTACTGTACTTGAGGTGCAGGTCCAGCACTGTCTTAAACTTTTCCATGGCTTCTCCTAACACAGGGAGCCGTGGACAGGCCCAGAAGTTTCTGTCACTTGGCTGCCCTGTTTGTCAGATGAATTGGGTGAACTGGGTCTGGGGCTTTCCAAATTCTGCTGAGAAGCAGCTTTCAAAAAGGGAAGAGGGCTTCTCAGGTCTTTTGAGGTTTCACTTTCTCACTTCAACAAAACCAGCTCCGGCTGACAAAGCTATATACTACCCCTGTTGACTTTGATCTCCCCAGTACCCAACCCTTTCTAAAGGCAGAAGCTCCTGTTAGCTTTCTCCTCCAACTCAGGAACTCTGTCAGAAGCACAGCCCTGTTCAATTGGTCATTATCTTTGTTCCCTTCAGTCAGACAGCAAACAAGGGCACTTTCATTGCCCTTTCTGATTCAAAGCAGTCACTGAGCAAAAAAGGGGGAGAAAACCCCCAGAATTTCCTCTATATTGTAGTCATCCTAGTTTCTAAGCCAACTTCAATTCCAAAAGTACTAATCATTTTCAGGAAACGTTTGAagacaagtttttttttctttcataaactAAATCACACCACAGCCCAGAACAAAGTCAAGTTCTAGTACTTCCATGGTATTCTGTCCCCCTCCTGAATAGAACCACTAGCTTCCTTCATATGAACTCTTCTCTCCTAATCTCCCACATGGCATTAGACTGaatatattgaatttatttaCTCATCAATGCAATAagtatgaattttttttcagatatgcCATAACACTGTCAGTTTCTGGGGGAGTGTCAAATTGTTACTCTGTGACCACCAAGTTGATCAGCACAGAGAGGATAAATGGTTGTTCAAAGATCATTAGTTGaaccaccacaacaacaacaaaaaaaaatcaaactccaGCTACATCTAATACGT
This region of Callospermophilus lateralis isolate mCalLat2 chromosome 6, mCalLat2.hap1, whole genome shotgun sequence genomic DNA includes:
- the Calhm6 gene encoding calcium homeostasis modulator protein 6, encoding MEKFKTVLDLHLKYSSALGYGLVTLLTASGERIFSTVVFQCPCSATWNLPYGLVFLLVPALVLFLLGCVLRARTWRLLTGCCAPGAGVRCSSGLRGAKVFAHISVAAALAPLTWVAVALLGGSFYECAASGSKVLEPYLCRNRRGCTDQLPLVPCSKDQKSDLQDLLKELKAQSQVLGWILIAVVIIVVVIVTSVCRCLSPVSFLQLKFWKIYLEKEQEIFKSQAKEHATELAKENIKCFFEHSHPKEYNTPSVKDWQQISTLYTFNPKDQYYSMLHKYVNRKESDSIKSSEGDVMLPVLSFVDSSGINSSPGL